A single genomic interval of Croceibacter atlanticus HTCC2559 harbors:
- a CDS encoding glycosyltransferase gives MNLWLKHVDEVEIVAPKTQNNSSIFKAYRHDDIKLTEVDSFSLLGILSCIKTLFVLPEILYRIYKAMKQADHIHLRCPGNMGLLGCLVQILFPNTAKTVKYAGNWNPNAKQPWSYKLQKRILSNTTLTKNCSVLVYGEWPKQTKNIKTFFTATYFEIEKEPIKERDYSNILNFVFVGTLSKGKQPLRAIQLVEDLVKSGREASLEIYGEGDQRDSLVKYIKLKHLSDYIILKGNQSAEVIKSAYNTSHFLILPSKSEGWPKVVAEAMFWGCIPITTPVSCVPWMLDYGKRGFIIDSNFKLESIVENTKHLKNMSHLASAWSRTYTLDKLELEIKKLLF, from the coding sequence ATGAATTTATGGTTAAAACATGTTGATGAGGTTGAAATAGTAGCACCTAAAACCCAAAATAATTCTTCAATATTTAAAGCCTATAGGCATGATGATATTAAGTTAACAGAAGTCGATTCATTTTCGCTGTTAGGTATTTTGTCATGTATTAAAACGCTTTTTGTTTTACCTGAAATTCTTTATAGGATTTATAAAGCAATGAAACAAGCAGATCATATTCATTTGCGTTGTCCAGGTAATATGGGATTATTAGGGTGTCTTGTACAAATTTTGTTTCCAAATACAGCTAAAACTGTAAAGTATGCGGGAAATTGGAATCCTAATGCAAAACAGCCTTGGAGCTATAAACTGCAGAAACGTATACTGTCTAATACAACGTTAACAAAAAACTGTAGCGTATTGGTATATGGCGAATGGCCAAAACAAACTAAAAATATAAAGACATTTTTTACAGCCACATATTTCGAGATTGAAAAAGAACCTATTAAGGAACGAGACTATTCTAATATTCTAAACTTTGTGTTTGTAGGAACACTTTCTAAAGGAAAACAACCTTTAAGAGCAATTCAACTTGTTGAGGATCTTGTAAAAAGTGGAAGAGAAGCGAGTTTAGAAATTTATGGTGAAGGCGACCAAAGAGATTCTCTTGTAAAGTATATTAAGCTAAAACATCTTTCTGATTACATAATATTAAAAGGTAATCAATCAGCAGAAGTTATAAAAAGTGCCTATAATACATCACATTTTTTAATACTACCAAGTAAATCTGAAGGTTGGCCAAAAGTTGTGGCAGAAGCCATGTTTTGGGGTTGTATACCTATTACGACACCAGTATCTTGTGTGCCTTGGATGTTAGATTATGGTAAACGTGGTTTCATAATTGATTCTAACTTTAAGCTAGAATCAATTGTTGAAAATACCAAGCATTTAAAAAATATGTCCCATTTAGCATCTGCTTGGTCTAGAACGTATACTTTAGATAAACTTGAATTAGAAATAAAAAAATTACTCTTTTAA